TTCCTGCAGGTCAGCAGCATCGGCAAGCTCTTCCTCATGCTCTTCATCGAGGCGGTCTACCTCCTCATCATGGAGGTGCCCAAAGTCAGCCTGTTCGACAACCAGGACCTGCTGGTGATGGCCAACGCGTGAGtcactgcctccctctgcacCGCCGCTGTGCCTGTTACTCCTGTAGACGCTCTAACAGCTAAccggctcctctctgctccttcccTCACAGCGGCCACGTGAATGGAACAAGGTGAGGCTGATGGCGGCTCCTCGTAGCACACGGGAACCTGCGCCGCCATCCCTTTAACTTAACAGCATCATTATCACTGTGCTGGCACAAATGTAATTATAATGACCTTCTGGCAGCAGATGCTAACGCTAACAAGCCAAGATTTAGAGGACAGCTTGTTTTATTCAGCCGTATTTCATTAAGCCCATCTTAATACACCGTGGCTAATAACATCAGAGGATGAGGACTGATTGAATTTGCTGCGAGCACGTAGCGTGAcgctgtgtttgcatgtgccgGCCTCCAGCTGTGCAGTGGACGCCAAGGTTCCGCTGAAGATCGTGACCCCGGTGGTCATCACCGTCTTCGTCCTGGCCCTCTACCTTCACGCCCAGCAGGTGGAGTCCACCGCCAGGCTCGACTTCCTCTGGAAGCTGCAGGTTAGTGGGTGTGGCGACTTCCAGGTTTATGGATTATGCCCCGATCCTTGTCGTGTTCAGCATAATAGTCAGGCGGCGGCTTCAGCGGCGGCTCTGAGGAGCCCGTGTTTTGCTGTTACGCATCACAGCGAGGGCGTGGAGCTTATTGAACACGGGGATCGGAGTCGGAGACGTGGGAGccaatgttgttgcacatttctGTTGTTCCTCCGACTCCTCGTCGGGATCATTTGCAGCTACTGATGTTCTCCTCGGGGAGTCAACAAGCTGCAAACGCTCCCGCGCCACTTCCCAGGCCGCCAGCGGGCGAGCGCTCGCTTCTCAAATGAGCAGTGAAGTATTAATGTGGGGCGGACGCTCAAGGGCTCCTTGACGCCTCATGGAGGTTCTGAGGCAGGCGGCACTGCCTGTGGTTCGTAATCCAGTCAAGAGGATAAACAATGATTTATCTGAAAAGCCTTGACTCGCTGAAAGCAGCATTATTTTCCACTAAGTCTCTTAATTGCAGGAAAAGTAAAGTATTAATTGTAATAATGATGAGCACCCGTCATATAGATGCATCTACTCGTGACTGTGTCCTAGGCCaccgaggagaaggaggagatggaggaactgCAGGCGTACaaccgccgcctcctccacaaCATCCTCCCCAAAGACGTGGCCGCGCACTTCCTGCAGCGCGAGCGCCGCAACGACGAGCTCTACTACCAGTCCTGCGAGTGCGTGGCCGTCATGTTCGCCTCCATCAGCAACTTCTCCGAGTTCTacgtggagctggaggccaaCAACGAGGGGGTGGAGTGCCTGCGGCTGCTCAACGAGATCATCGCCGACTTTGACGAGGTGGGACGCGGCCGCGCACGCGCGTCCGCGGGGTCCTCAGTGGAATGACAGCTGCCCTCTCTGCTCCCCAGATCATCAGCGAGGACCAGTTTCGTCAGCTGGAGAAGATCAAGACCATCGGCTCCACCTACATGGCGGCCTCGGGCCTCAACGACTCCACGTACGACAAGGCCGGGCGCTCGCACATCCGCGCGCTGGCCGACTACGCCATGAGGATGATGGACCAGATGAAATACATCAACGAGCACTCCTTCAACAACTTCAAGATGAAGATAGGTGAGCGGAGGGACAGCGCTGCGGCGTTTAGCACCCGGCGCGTCAGTCCGCTCTAGTCGCCACGTGTTCCTCTTTCCCCAGGTCTCAACATCGGCCCAGTGGTGGCCGGCGTCATCGGGGCCAGGAAGCCTCAGTACGACATCTGGGGGAACACGGTGAACGTGGCGAGTCGCATGGACAGCACGGGCGTGCCGGAGAGGATCCAGGTGAGGGTCCGGCCGCATATTTCGTGATTTCAAGTCAAATCGAGCCGAGGGAGGACAATGAATGCGTGCACGGGCTGAATGGGCTCATTAGTGGCCAGCGCTCTCTCGCATGTTTGACTCCAGGTCAGAacagctgctgccgcttccaTTTCGCCATCTTGACGCCAGCTTCAGCCGATTATGCTACAATAATTAGGAATTCATCCACACATAAGCTGCAAAATTGCACTTCACACATGGCTGATGGCTGGATTTAGAAAACCTCTATTCCAGTTAATTAAAAATGGCTATATTGGCTGCGCTGTATCAGACGTGGGATCATTAAAGCTTAATAACTCAAAGCTACTTTGAACACAGATGGAAGCCTTTAATTTAATCTAGTCCGTCTCAGCGCGTTCAAGTCAGGACGACAATGATCttgttccttcctcctcccgcctccagGTCACCACAGACCTGTACCAGGTCCTCAGCTCCTACAACTACTCTCTGGAGTACAGAGGCGTGGTCACGGTCAAGGGCAAAGGCGAGATGATGACCTACTTCCTCACCAGCGGACCCTCCAGTTAACCTGTGACCTGTGGTCTGAGCCTTAACCCGGCCTCTGATGGACGATGGCTTATGGTGGACTGAGACAGACTCCAGCCCCTCTTCGCAGATCTGACCCTTTCTTAGTCTTGCtggaggggtgaggaggtgCTCCCCAAAGCTCGGCCCGCGGAGGAGACATGACCGGAGAGGCCCAGCGAGCCCGAATCTGAAACTCACACCAAAGATTTCAAGTCGGAGCTTAAAGACAGACTTTGGTGGCTCCGTGAGGCCGTAAGCCGTGAAGGAAACGTGTCAGAGAAATTAGTTTTCCTTCATCTGCCAGTTTTTTCCGAGGGGTTGAGACAATTCAGCAGGAAGACGttccctctctctgcctttctcacGCAAACAGCGGTTTTAAGTGTACGTATGAtcctttgtactgtatgtgaagcgCATTGTGTCCGTGTCGTGATACAGGTCCGATGCTCAACCAGCGCCGCGGCAACGTGGGGAGTGGAGGGGCCACAGTGTGTCTTATGTAGGAGAGTCTTGAGTCTTAAACTATTTTTCCACTGacggacagaaaacacagcttcTCAGCACGCATTCAGCACCAGATCCACGCAGCAACACAAGAGGATGTCAATGAAGAGCTTTTCTAGTCTTCTGCGTTTTGTATTTTGACTTCAGACACCAAACCCTACCAGATATTTTAAGATTCTATATTTTGTACATTAATATATTAGAGAGCTATCTATTAACAGCCGTCTTCAGGTGGACTCGCTCATTTGGTTCAGCAGACGCGCCTCGAGCCCGTTTCCTCTGCGAAGGCACGTCTCACCACTTCCTCCGGACTGGGTTTGAATCGCAGCAGCCGGCGCAGGACGGGGACGCTCAGTCTCGGTGCTCTAAAGCCATTTTGCACTGCTCTCAGCCGTCCACCCCCCAATCAGTCACACGGTACGACCCAATGAATGTCCAATGATCTCCGATGAGGCCTTCTATTATGAACTCTACACTAACAGTAGTGATGCTCATCCACTCAGTCAGCggtttttcctttgttcttagtTGCGTCACTGGGGAAGGCGTCGATCAAACGCCTTCAGCCGCACGGCTTCAGCTCCTCTCGACCAAGTCTCAGTACTGAACTAATGTTGGGGACTTTAAAGGATAAGGCAAACATTGGCCTCTGCTACGCTGCTTCAGCCCAGGGGTGACTGGAGATGACGCACGGTGCATCCTCCATGCGCCCATCACCCCGAGGAGGCGGGCGAGCAGTAGAAACGGACCTCAGAGCAATAAAGGAAGCAGGACCTCTAAACAGGGGTTCTAGTGGGTCTGTGTTCACGGGGGAACGTTAAATAACCTAATAAAGCAGAGGTTCAGCAGACGTTTAGCACCAGCCTCATCCTTTAAACGTCGCCTTCACCTCcctggaaggaaggaaggaaggaaggaaggaaggaaggaaggaaggaagctcGCAGGCAGAGCGTGGCTGCTGGTGTCTGCTCTGCTGACGCGCTGtgcggctgcagcctccacgGTCGCGCCCCAGCGTGAGCGCTCATCCCAGTGGGCTCTGGAGGCGACGGCCAGCGAGTAGAGACGACAGGAGCGAAGAGAGCCTGTGAGCTTCACAGGAACCCGGACGCCGGCGCTTTTTGTTGTCACTTGTTtgccactttttttttattttaaacagtcGAATAAAACTGCTGAGATGTTTCACGGGTTTGATTTCGTGTGGAGTCTTTTCTGCGTCGTCACTGGTTCCTGTCGCTCACCAACAGATGGCAGCAGTGCTGCGTCGCTGCCTTTCAGCTCCTTTGTCTGCTTTGATGGAACGATGCTGCTGATTAACACGTTACAGCTCTAATATTTATATAACTGCATCAAAATGACCTGAGTCTTAGTTTCCTTCATAATTAGTGATGTGTATTCAGGCTCTGGTGCTGCGTGTGTATTAATGGAATGAAAGGCCACTGTACTGCAGGTGGCGGCAGCTAATGAGTGTTTACCTGACTTTTCTGACACATTAGAGTCAAGAAAATTCTCAGGCACATTTAAAGACTCTGACCTTTTTGAACAAGCAACTTGTGAGGCCCCCGACTGCGAGAACTTTGCCTCCAAAACAATCCTGACATTCATTTGACGCGCCTCCCTCAAACTGTGCTTCAAGTAGTTGGCAATTTACAGCTGCAGGCTCCCTTTATCAGAAAAAGCACATGCTCCGCGCTCAGgaaataatgcaataatgcCCATTAGCCTACATGTGGAGGGGATTGTTCCTTAGCATGGCCGACCCACCAAGTGCATAGAGCACAATCATCATAATCACCATAACTCCGTTCCAGATGAAGTCACAAAGGGCAGCATGGGAAGTGCTTCAGCTGCCTCTGAATCATGAGGCAatctgttgcttgttgttgctccAAAGAGAAAAAATGACTTGGATGGAGGAGGAATTAATGCGAGCTCAGCAGTTTTGCAGCCTCCGGGGTtaggtaaatgtttttttaagctaTGAAAGGACACGGATCCGGATTTCTTCTTATGGGAACATTTCAATCCTCTAATCCTTTCCACAATTACagctcagcagcatcagctcccATCAAATGTCTCATTAAGCCACAGCAGTGTCATGATAAAAATAGATTTGTTTTGCGGTTTAAGAAAGGATACTGCTGAAACGCTAATGGACCAGCCTCTTTAATGTTCAGCGTGTCATAGCTGAGCTCAGAGGCAATGTGCAGTGGGAGAACACGTCATTTCATTATGAATGTGCATCTCCATGTGCAACAGATGAAGTGAGATGTTATTCAAGTCATTCTAGTCTCATGTAAAACAGTTTTTACATAACGCAGCTACACCTCACATTCACTGTAACAGCGACACTCTGAGCATCGATGCACAATGTAAACCCACTCTGCTCCGAGCCGTGTTGTGAACCCAACTATGAGGTCATGTAGGTGTGGTACCGCTGCTGGAAAGCAGACGTTACTCAGAACACACGATGATTCATACGAGGCTCAAGTGTCTCTCAGTAATTCTGTAGTGCAGTTGCAAGATGGACATGGAGTGGAGCTGCGTGGCTCCGTTTCGTTTTCACATTTAACTCCATCCAGTGAACAACGATTAAAAACAAAGACCCAGTAGATTTGTGTCAACCCATGAACAAGACAAGTCTCATTTTCTAGAAATGTGCTGGAATCTTTAAAAAAAGCTCATTGGTGATGACTTTTGTTAATGTACAGCGAACAGACAAAGGGTTAGTGCCTCATACATACCTCCATGTCCAAACCGAGGAGGAGAACTGGGCCAGAGCCTCAACAACACAGCAGGGACCTTTACTGCTGCCAAAACAGACCTGTTTATTAACACAGTCACTGATAAGAGGAAGCAGGTACAACACTAAGAGGCTGTCAGCTGAAGCAGTAGTACTTTGATCACTACATGCCActttgttaataaaaacagaGCAATCGGAACAACTCAAAGTATTAAAATCTGTATAAATCTTTGCTGTACATTCATTAAATAAATAGCAAAATTAACTGTCCAAAAGGTTACACATGCAAGACTCATGGATCCTCAGAACAGAATCCACACAAGCTGAAAAAGGGCAACACACACCAGGCAGCATTGCATATTAGGCGCCCGAGTCCTGCGTTGGGTCAAGTACCCATGGGTGAAGTACATGGGTAAGCAAAGAACAAATGGACCAACCTTCTTTTATCCTCATCTTGTTTTAaagttgtaaatttgtaattAACCTATATGTTATTATGTGTTTAATTTATGTTGACCAAACCAAAGATGCTGAACTTAAACATTACAATGACGACTGACTAACAGTCGTTAAATCTACTATGATTCAACATTTTCAGTCTGGAAATGTATATGTATAATGTTGGTTTGGTTTCATTGTGTAATCTCTGGGGTGCAGATAAGGTAGAACGCAAAAACTGGACATTCTGTAAGCAGGACTCAGCCCTAAAGTGTAGATGCAAATAAAGTAGACGTGTTGATCTGACAACGATGTGATGGCGACAACCTTCGTATTGaatccaacaaaaaaaacaattcagGCTGTTGCAGAGTGTCCACGCTGAGATTTGCTCCCTGGGTTCCAGTTGACAGCGCTCCTCTGTAGCTGCAAGAATGTCCTTCCTGAACTGGGGGAAGACTCATTCCCACTTCGTCCCGAGACTGGCTGGTGTCACTCCAGCGTGTGCGACACAGTTCTGACGGAAGCTGGTGTGTTTCAGGTCCCTGTCAGACATTATAGTCTGGTGCTTTGCCCAGCGGTTGTCTCAGTCTGATCTGCAGCGTCATGAAAGCCCCCACCGCCACATGGAAGAGGATCTGCCACATGTTTCTGAGTTCATACAGATACATGTTGGACAGACAGATAAGTGCAAACGCCAGGAACGACTTGCTGTTCCTCCAGACTGAGGAGTAAACAAACAGGTAGCACTGAAAGCAGAAGAGCACAGGAGAATCTCAGCCCAGTGGCAGGTTTTCATCACGGCTGCTCCCTCTGACTTTGTTTCCCTGTCACTTTACGCATGTAGTTGGAGTTTCTGCTAAGGCTGGCTAGCTGCTGAGCTGTTAGTCAGCCGGACATGGCTGCTCTTACCTGATACAGACAGGCTGTTGTCCCAAGGAAGAAGGCAATCACATAATTAaagtcttcatcatcattctgcagacaggaagacacAGAGAGCAGAACCCGCTTTAGCACAAGTCTAAAAACCAATATAACAAAGAAAAATCTGCTATTTTGGAGTAAAGCTGAAAGACATCTACAAACTCTAAGGGTAGGATTAAGGTTTGGGAGGACATCAGACTAGTCACAGTAGCTCTAACTGTGCAGTCCATGGTTTGACATGTGGCCAGTAACGTCAGTGATGAACTGACAGTCTGTTATTACCAATACAAGTGGCGGCTAAACCCGAGACAACAGACCCAGCTGGACGCCTGCATTTCGCCGTAGGACAAACTGATTTTGCTTTGTGTCAGTTCCTCTCGGGCGCTCACCTGCAGTATGCTCTCTATTGCGTGCACTCCTCGCAGCAGGTTCAGGCCTCCACAGAGAATACTGAGTACACAGGACACAATGCCTGGGAGAGTCACTGGCTCCAGCATCTGTGTGGGAGCTGAAAGGGATGAAAGGACACTGAATTACATATTTAGCAAACTCTGCCCTGAAAGATGACCAAAAGCAACAAGGACAAAACTGCTTCACAGAGTATACAACATTTTATACAATGCATATACCTTCAAGATAAAGGCTAAATACCTGCATAGCAATTAGAATTAAATAGCATACACCTGACACACTGTGGCAAGGTAAAGAGAGCGATGCATCAGTATTATCAGATTAGCATACTTCACTCCCTGCGACAAAATGATTTATGATGCTAGAAAGAGAGTGGCAAGGGCAACCAACAGAGTGAACAAAGCGTGGAGGGCTGATCTAAAGTGGATGTCAGAGGGGGCACAACAGGCTAAGTGACCCGAGGTGGCATCGCTTAGCCTGGGGCGGCTGAGCTGTGACAGTGTGTACAAAAAGCTTCTTTTCTGGAGTAACACAGGAGTGAAGAAGTCTGAGCCAGTGAAACTGTTGACGGAGTCGAGAGATATCTAACCACTGCACAAACTGATTCAAGGAGTAAAACAGTTTGAGTTGGAAATACTCGGATTAGAATAAatgatgcagatgcagcagcagctcgtgtCCTACCGATCCCCTTGTACTTGGAGGTCGTGTGCACAGAGAAGCCATTTATGGCCCGCAGGTCCTCAGGGGAGAGCTGGTACGGCGGTCGCAGCTTGATCTCCGTCTGCATGTCAGCCAGGTTGATCTTGGTGGACAGGGAACGAGGGCTGTTATAGCGCTGTTTGGTCTTCTGGATGAAAGTGTCTGGAGAGAGTGGGCACAACAAGCAGGCGGTTATTAACACGGGGTGACGCAAAAGGGCCAAATCGAGCTTTTGAGTAAGACGTTCAGACAAAACCAGCCATGTTTAAACAGCAGCTAAACTCATTAGATGTCTAATGAACAAACCTGTTTCGGCCTTTGTAATGAGCAACTGATACAGTAACTCACCAAATTCAATGAAGGAGTACGGCCGCACGGCGCTGTTGATACGTTTGGGGTCATATGTAACGATGAACTCCTTCTGTAGCTCGTCCAGGAAGCAGAAGGCCAGCACGTTGGGGTAGTTTGCGGTACACACCATCAGGTATCCAACACCCAGTGAGCTTGTGAAGCTGAaacacccacacaggcacaaagaGGATTGCCTTTAATGAACTTGTTCTCAGGGAAACTCAGGGAGACATAAAACAGTAGTAGAACTGACAAAACTAAAACTCGGCACTAGTGCTACCGTAGCCAAGGCTACACACAGAATGTTAAGAATGTGATGTCAATGGTTATATGAGTTAATATCACTTCTACATTGAATAACTGTTTATATGGTGCCTTTCATGAGAAACCATTACAAAGAAatcattataaaaaacaaaagacacgcAAGATTCAAAGGCTCCAAAAGGATGAATTTGAAAATGGACTTAATGCCACAGTTTCTGTCTTCTGCAGTTTTCATGACATCAATTGTGTATAAAGTTGTCTGCAGAAGTTTGACTGCCCCTGAGCAAATCACATATTTTAGTGCATCTTGAAGTGAACAGAAAGAGATACGGCCCCCGAAGCCCTCACTGTCCCTGACTTGAACGTTATTAAAAATCTGTGGGTAGATTTTAAAGATGCTGTGTGTGCAAGGCAGCTTAAAAATATCTCAGATATTCAagtgagcagcaggaagagtgGGTGCAAATGTCTAAATCATGATTAGAAGAATTCTCAGTTGGCTACAAAAATATTAACAAGCTGTGATATCTACCAAACAGTAGGTTACCAAGTACTGTCTTAGTACGATGCCAAAATGTTTGCAAATACCACAATGACCAGTTTTCTGTGTATATATACCACAGAACATGCAcaacaaaaactgaaaaaataaatgactttaAATGACTTATACAAAATATAGAATAAATCTAGTTATGGCCAAATATGTATCATAGATTGTTGCTAAAGAGTAATAAATATCATAGAACAAATTAACCCATGACTTTAAACACCGCCTGCCTCATTCTGACCTTCAGTGTCTTCAGATGCTTCAGGCTTTTACTGATTAAAGAGACTCTAGTCAAAGGAGGCTCCGGCTGAAAGGTTCAGCTAGCTCACTGATGGCTGATTGAGTTTCCTTTGAGGTCATGGCCTCTATCTTAATAAGACCAATTAGCTCTAAACAAACACTGCTTGAAAGAGATTCAAAGCATTTCCCTGAGCACTGGAGCCCTTTCAGAAACAGGCTGAGACCTCAAAAGAAACCCTAGCTGTCAATTCAGATGaattaaataaagcattttCCAACAGAATTGTGTGGAGAGGGAAGCAAACTGTCAGCAGACACTTTTTTTCCTATTCATGGGTCACATTGAATGAATATGAAgaaaaattacaaattacaatGTCACAATTGTACAATTAACTCAACATCAACTGCATGCAAATGTTCCTTAACAGGTAAACTTGTACATATTATCTACACCTTCATCAATACACAGTATAACCTACTTGACATTGTACGGCCCAGTCTTAAGTGTGCAGCGGTCGGGGAACTGGCCAAGTTTCTTGGAGAGACCTTTGAGGTGCCTCTTCGTTTCCTGAAGTTCTCTGTCCTGCTCATAGTCTGTGGAGGCAGAAAGAGGGAGACCGTCCCCAACCCGAACCACAGATGCAAACAAGACCATCGACATCTTAAAGCAATGCCACTGAAGATCTGCAAACAGACACAGGGAAAAACATAAATTAAGAAAATAGCCATAAAATTTAGAACATTCAAAAGTGAAGTATAATACATAGCCGAAGTCAGATATTCAGGTCTAAAATGCTTTTATACACTTGGAGTTCAGATAATTTGAACTGATTATTTTGAAGCCTCAAAGCGCTCTATTGTTTGTTTTGGACAGGTAATCAGACGAAACCAGCAATTTAATGTCTCACCCTTGTCCTGACCCTGTGCTCAATTATCCAAAAAATTGTTTTTAGGAAAATAGCACATGGACAATTCAACCTTTCCAACTTGGAAACCAATGAAATGTTTGAATCAAATTTAAGTTTCAGTCCAATCATGGGTAATGTGAAAATTCTGTTGCTTTACAAATTGTTTTTGTCCGTAGATCTTATGTATATTATCTTCTCTGAGTGTGTTGTTACATTATTTTAGTTGCCTGCACTGCCTGTGTTGTTACTACACTACTTCACTGTCCTCGTCACATTACTGTGCTGCTACTGTAGTTTAGTGGTttcacagctactgtagatgCATTGCTGTTATTTCTTCTAGCTTGTCTTTACTGCTCTGTCCTGAGTCTGCTCAAATAAACAGTTAAGGAATGgattaatgaaataataaacaaaaacctGTCGGTTTGTCAGTTGCTAGAACCATGGACAGCTCCTTAGACAGGTTATGTCTGTTAATAGGAAGTGACTGGCGACAAGGTGCAACGTATTTTTAGTGTCAACACGATACATACAGGCCAGCACTGCTAACGTTTTACAGTCTGATTAAGTCATATCCCTGTATCAGGGTAAACATATTCAGTTTGGCAAGCTAAGCTAACAACAAGACTGTCAAGAACGACAACTAGCTATATTTAATGTTAGCTGCATATGCTAACGCAAAGCTGTTACAGAAACACTTGGTGCACCGCTTTCAAATGTTGCTTTTCTCGCGTTTCTGGTGGATTTAGTGGCAGTTATAGGAAGCCAGCTGCAGTGAGCAGATCAGCAGGCTAGCCACGTTAGCATCTAACCCCATTAGCTTGCTCATCAACATTGCATCCTGctagctgcagcaggtcacgTAGCTAATGGCTACTTTGCGTACTCGCACAttaaaacaaagtcaaaataaactaaacaacGCGCTCATGTCTGACGAACCGAAGCATGTATCTGGGCGATACTTACGTGTCAAACCAATGAAGCATCATGTGAATGAAAcatgcagctctgtgcagcGGCAGCTAGCGAACCACTAACAGTGCAGAGACGTACGTGTACGTGGCTGCCTCGctgtgcattgtgggtaaaagAAGACCTTCGAAAGCGAaacagtaataaacaaataatgaaCAAATGTCAGGAAAATATTCTGTGACATTATGATAATATTTGGATGGAGCATAACTGATTTGtgataattatatttattatattaatacatGTGATTACTTTCTGCCAATGCCTCGTTTGGATAACATACATTTGcaatgtttatt
This genomic interval from Betta splendens chromosome 21, fBetSpl5.4, whole genome shotgun sequence contains the following:
- the sec22a gene encoding vesicle-trafficking protein SEC22a, yielding MSMVLFASVVRVGDGLPLSASTDYEQDRELQETKRHLKGLSKKLGQFPDRCTLKTGPYNVNFTSSLGVGYLMVCTANYPNVLAFCFLDELQKEFIVTYDPKRINSAVRPYSFIEFDTFIQKTKQRYNSPRSLSTKINLADMQTEIKLRPPYQLSPEDLRAINGFSVHTTSKYKGIAPTQMLEPVTLPGIVSCVLSILCGGLNLLRGVHAIESILQNDDEDFNYVIAFFLGTTACLYQCYLFVYSSVWRNSKSFLAFALICLSNMYLYELRNMWQILFHVAVGAFMTLQIRLRQPLGKAPDYNV